The proteins below are encoded in one region of Salmo salar chromosome ssa02, Ssal_v3.1, whole genome shotgun sequence:
- the erp44 gene encoding endoplasmic reticulum resident protein 44: MKLPPIVSSLEVGFFTILLVTGLSTPGQPEITSLDTGNIEDILNNAGVALVNFYADWCRFSQMLQPIFEEASNIAREEFPDVTQVVFARVDCDQHSDIAQRYRISKYPTLKLFRNGMMMKREYRGQRSVTAIADFIRQQKVDPIKEIHSLEEVNTVDRDRRNIIGYFIQKDSENYHTFEKVANILRDDCVFLAAFGDVSQTERFSGDNVIYKPMGETVPDMVYLGSLTNFDLTYAWAQDKCVPLVREITFENGEELTEEGIPFLILFHVKEDTESLEKFQHEVARQLISEKGSINFLHADCEKFRHPLLHIQKTPADCPVIAIDSFRHMYVYPEFRDIEIPGKLRQFVLDLHSGKLHREFHHGPDPTDSTPGQEDGEVASNPPESSFQKLAPSETRYTLLRDRDEL, from the exons ATGAAACTACCACCAATAGTATCCTCGCTCGAGGTCGGCTTCTTCACGATACTGCTG GTGACTGGTCTCTCCACTCCAGGCCAGCCTGAAATTACCAGTCTAGACACAGGAAACATTGAAGACATCCTCA ACAATGCTGGAGTGGCGTTGGTTAATTTCTATGCAGACTG gtGTAGATTCAGCCAGATGCTCCAGCCTATCTTTGAGGAGGCATCCAACATTGCGAGGGAGGAGTTTCCTGATGTCACTCAGGTGGTGTTTGCGCGCGTCGACTGTGATCAGCACT ctgaCATAGCTCAGCGGTACAGGATCAGTAAGTACCCTACGTTGAAGTTGTTCCGTAATGGGATGATGATGAAGAGGGAgtacaggggtcagaggtcagtcacAGCCATCGCTGACTTCATCCGCCAGCAGAAGGTCGATCCCATTAAAGAGATACACAGTCTGGAGGAGGTCAACACTGTGGAT agggACAGGCGTAACATTATTGGTTACTTTATCCAGAAGGATTCTGAGAACTACCACACGTTTGAGAAGGTGGCCAACATCCTCCGAGACGACTGTGTGTTTCTCGCTGCCTTCGG TGACGTGTCCCAGACAGAGAGGTTCAGTGGTGATAATGTGATCTATAAACCGATGGGGGAGACTGTTCCTGACATGGTGTACCTGGGCTCACTAACCAACTTTGACCTCACCTACGCTTGGGCGCAGGACAAATGTGTCCCTCTGGTCCGCGAGATCACCTTCGAAAACGGAGAG gagcTGACTGAAGAGGGGATCCCATTCCTCATCCTGTTTCACGTGAAGGAGGACACAGAGAGCTTGGAGAAGTTCCAGCACGAGGTGGCACGCCAGCTAATCAGCGAGAAAG GATCTATAAACTTTCTACATGCGGACTGTGAAAAGTTCCGTCACCCACTGCTGCACATCCAGAAGACGCCAGCAGACTGTCCTGTCATTGCTATAGACTCTTTCAGACACATGTATGTGTACCCTGAGTTCAGAGACATTGA GATCCCTGGGAAGCTGAGGCAGTTTGTTCTGGACCTCCACTCTGGGAAGTTACACAGAGAGTTCCACCACGGCCCAGACCCGACAGACAGCACACCTGGACAG gAGGACGGTGAGGTGGCCAGTAACCCACCAGAGAGTTCCTTCCAGAAGTTAGCCCCCAGTGAGACGCGCTACACACTCCTCAGGGACCGTGATGAACTGTGA